The Anopheles moucheti chromosome 3, idAnoMoucSN_F20_07, whole genome shotgun sequence genome contains the following window.
GTAAGAAATTTTTCTTGGTTTTGTACAAACTTCCCAAAAAAGAGGTTCCTGCCTTTTGGTACAGAATGATTTAAATTTCACTTCGTCGTTTGCATACCGACGGTATGCACATTGGCCAATGGATTCCCACGAGGGACAAATATGACCAAATGTTCCCACCATAATTTATTACCCAATTTAAAATCTTCCCAAGATTTGTTTTCCCCTTCAAGATCATTTTATTTAGAAAGGCTGTTCTACTGCAGCAAATTTTGAGAGTTACCCTTACTGGACAAATTCCACCCAACGATTTGACGGACAATTTTTGGCGTGGGTGGTAggttttataatatttaatttatgcacccctctaaaataaaaaaaaaacatccccgtACGTGTAAACGATTTTGTACGATCAACATTTCAGTATCAGCGATCGTTCCGAACGGTTGTCCAGCGAATTTGTGTGCAAATGAAATTTGTACAATTTCTCGCATGCTGTCAGTTGCGTACAATATAGCACACAACGCGTTGTTTGCCTCGACTGCAATATCGGTTTCTTCCTAATCTTTTTACAATTtcttataataaaaaaaaaccctgatTGTACATTGTAAATCGTAGCAGACTgtttattttccgttttttttttcattcaattgtATATTCATGACAAGAAAAAATATCATAACTACCCTAAACACAGCAGAACAATGTTGGAAACTTAAAGTCCATGAATATGATGGTGAAAACAAACGATCAAAACGCTCGCCCAAAAGCACGACCCACGGGTACGCGATCAGGtaggttttgttttagtaCTACTGTTTGTCGATTAATCTCTCTTCTCACTTTTCTTTTGCGCACATTGCCTTTAAGTAGAATGTTAGAAGTACATCCAGTGAAACATCTGTGTTAACTTTTTGAGCACCCCTGCCATCCTCCGGTAACGGTGCATGCAGGATAGTGGAAGCGATGGATAGTTTTTGGCCTGACAAAGTGAGAGCAAACTGATGCCGAGTGATTAACATTATTCCAGCTATTTATCAAAAGTTATTCACCGTGCATACTACAACTGAATATGGTGTCTATCATGTCCAATTATTGCCCATCAAActtcaatttcattttgtttcttcttttcttttgcaacgCGTATCGTTAAATGCACTTTCGtttggaaatgaaaaaaaaaatacaaaattaccTTCAATTAAGACTCTTGTGTTACTGCTTAAAAGGAATCTTCAATCATCCTAAAAAACAAATGACGGGGTAGCTTTTCTTATCGAAAGTGTTGCCgccaataaacaaaatgaaaagcaCTCAACATAATGCTTggacaaaaaccaaaaaaaagagtgATCATGGTACGCATGTATGTTTGCTGCCTGTTTTTTGCCATTCATGTTTGACTGTATGCTTGATGTTTGTTGCTCGAAAAAAGCAACCTTCACGATCAACGATCAATATAAGTTATTTTGCTAGCTAATAAAACTTTTTCGCCTGAGCCTCTCGACTGTCTCTGTAAGAAAAGGTGTGGACCGAAATGAGGGTAAAAATGAATTAGTTTTGTTGCTATCGCACTTGATTATAGGTGTGGATAAATACTTACCTATACATACTGTAACCTAGCATCACCAACAGCTGCACCACTATCGCCACCAGGAATGCCGTCAAGCTGAGACAGGTTTGCGTTGGGCACTGTACGGACCCTTGAACCTGCGGTCCCGTTTGTAGCCTGCGTAAATGTAGGAACCGTTAGTGgccgtttttgaaacaaaataacgCACTTCGTTCCTTACCTTTGAGCCACACCAGCGACACCTTGACGGACCTGGTTCATACCATCGCGCATCTCATTCATCAAGCTTTGCACATCATATCCGCCAGCTTGCACCTGTGCCGTTGGTGCCCGGGCCTGATTGTTCAGTATGCTATCCGTACGAGCGTGTACCTCGCCGATGATGGAACGGATTTCGCGCACCGTTTGCACCATCACGTTCTGATTCTGCAACAGTGCGTCCACCTCGTGACGCATGATCGAACTACCGGCACCACCGGCAGCGATCTGAGGCGGTGGTGCACCACCTGCCGCACCACCAGCCTGAGCCGATACGGACAGCAAACCCAACGTGCGCTCCTGGCGACCTATCACCTCATCTAGCTTAGAGCTAAGCGTACGCAACTGTTCAAATGTGTTCGTTTGTGCTTCCCAAATTTGGCGCAGCTCACGCTCATTAAAGTCCTCGAACAAGCTATCCAGATCGTCCTTATGCTCATCCGGATGCTCCTTACGGTACTCTTCCTTTTGCAGCTCGAGCTTTTTCTGATAGTCCTGGTACTCTTGCGTTAGCTTAGCTGCATCCTCGCCCGGTGCGGGTTCCTCCTTAAACTGGCCGGGAATGTGTAGCGACGTGGTCAGGAAGTGGAACACATCGTGATCGTCGGCGAGTCCACCGGTTGCTGCCGATAGGCCAAAGTAACCCGTCTTCGGTAGCACCACATTCTCTGCCCGGAAGCACATTTCATAGTTCTGATCGTTGTTTGTCATGCCGTTGTGGAACAGGACCGTAAGAATGTTATTGTAGTACTCAATCTTTGCCCGGGTTGGGAACGGTTTGTTACGGAAGTCACGCAAACAACCGGATAGAAGTTGTGTTGCACCGTCCCTagaatgggggaaaaaaatgggTAAATATTCATAAGAGCAAGTAACAAGTATTAActgcaaattaaattacaaacaaCAATACACAAAAGAAGTTATATACTATTCCGAGCATGGAAATCACCACTAGGAATGAGgaacaaatgtaaaacaataaacacatttGCTACCATTaggaaacggaaacaaacTTGCGTCAGCAAAACAACATCGGAGTgcttgtttacattttcctcGATCCTAAATCTGCTGACAGTAGTAGACCGCTTCGGTCACTATATCAAAACCGAACGTGACCAACGTGATCACAGACACTGTTTCAGTGTTTTCTTTGCGGTAGATACCTACTGTTGATGGTCAAACTGTCGCGTACCATCGTTCAAGACGGCCGAAATGTACggattgttgtgtttgttatcGTTGTCGAACGAGTCGAAGAAGATACCAAGACCGACCCAACGGTCGGATGAACCGAACACATCGCCCAAATAGCTGCCCTTCTCCGAGGTGTACCAGAAAGCCTAAAAAACGTAATATAATGGTTAATACCATCTGGGAACATCCATGATAATCCCTACGTACCAAACCGTCTGCACCGATGCGTCCTCGACCGGATACCCGAAAAACGATCTCCACCTCCCACCAGTCAAAGTTCGTCCTCTGCTTCGTCCAAATGGCTCCTTTCTGGCTGCGCAAGGACGGTGCAATGCGCACGTTTTCTGAGCTGGCAATCGCATCTGTAAAACACATGGAACGGGGTACAATGTATGACTATTCCTTTTCGTAGGCAAATATGTTATGTCCTAGCTCGGAGAAAGGGGATTCTATGGACAACCTTGTTACCGAATATCATGAGGACACTTTCACTACTTATACTTTCATTCAAACCGGTTTATCGAccaaaaaagcaatatttttcttGGCAAATTGGAGCCAAATATTTGGAcgatttaacaaaaaaagaaaattacctAATACCTCTCCATTCATAGTGTAATTTCTCCACTTAAGTATACAATCCATTCAAGTTGTTGGTTCAGCCAAAAAATAACCCTCTGACGTGTAACTGTTTGCACCACGACCTGCGAGCGCCATCTCGTTCGCACTCTTACAATCGGTACGGATTTTCGGTACGCAGTCTGCCGAAACAATCCCTTTCCCTCTTGCACGGACTCGCTTTTCTTCGCTGGAAGATACTTACGACCACCGTACTCCCAGAAAGGTACCGTGCCATCCTTCTGAGCCAGATAGGGAGGTTTGAAGGAATATTTGTACTCGAACCGCCGGTGCACCAGGCCCACGTCGCCGCTCACGCGGTCCAGGTTGGCGCCGAGGCCAATCAGTAGCCCAATCAGCAGCATAGAAACCGCGGAGCCGCTACACGTCAACCCTTTGGGAAACATTTTCGGAAAGTGCTCGGGAAAGGGTGCGTAGAAAAATGTAAACGTTTCAATGTTGAGCTGTCAgttttgttatcttttttcgtgctgACGTCTGTCAGGCCGTGCGTGAACGTTGTGTTGGAGTGTGGGAATGTTTTCGGACCTGCTGATCACattttgttgaataattttatttgaaattgttttttcacAAAAGATTATGTATATAACTAAAGTTTAGAATTTCTACATGAATTAATTTAGTaatagtttaatattttttcgatgttttaattttttgccgAACTTAGGCCGCGGTCCAAGCAAATCATTTGCAGCTGCATAATTTTGCCTTTCTGgccaaattttaaaaatattctgGCCAAAGgtaaaataatgaacaaaaacatcttccttggtgatataaaacatttgtttctatgtgataaattaaatgcagggaagaatatcgactttgtgactttaaactataaacgaaattgcaccaggatcaggagcactaattttcccgttagtcgagaaaaatttcttcgaaaactaccagttttcgaatgtatagtaacagGAGATTACCCATATTGCTTCATCCATTTTTACTAGCACTTTTCCCGGTGCTAGtgagtttaaatttaattaatcttttcttcattttttgttacattagTAAATtcgtggtgattttttttgttttggcgttAGCAAGAAAAGAAGATTTAATATGTTAgaatttatacaaaattatAGAACACTCAATCACTAATAATTTTTACTAGTAATTTTTCTAGAGTACAGAGGAAAGGCAgataaacattgtaaaacaaaaagatgacaacaaacaaacattatttattattagatTCTCGTTAGCCATTAATGGAttattgtggttttatttaaatttaaagattattcactgttttgaaaattgtctCAACAATCAACGGTCTGAAAAATCGTGCCAAAGaggatttgttattttttaatatatttttgttttatttttgtaactaAACATTTAGTAACATAAGTAAGAAAGATCATGATCATGTGGGGTCTATGTTGGGGGGTGCGGTTATTAGccaataaaacttgtattcttttactagtattattaaaaacttAAAGATAATTAAATAGTTAACTGAGAATGGATTGTAATAACCACCCTGTAACAGTCCTTCTCCTGTAtgctattatcgtgtgcgtgcttatcagcacgtggggaaccttaggggaaaaatgcgtgtcatctatctcgcttgcactagcgatcgttctcacgagtttgatggtatgcgcagTGGTGTTAGCCAATGTATTAGAGGATCGTCTCTCGCGCTCAATGATAACGTGCGAgagcacgctggaggggaattgatgtcacctcCTTACAAACATattctcttggtgtcagaaatcgaaaatcgattTCGCATCTGCCGACGGAGTTTGAGAGTCACGCGTACACAAATTACTACGCGTACATACGAATGGTTACTTGTTTCGAATgttattacttgtttcttttttaaattataatatgtgtgatatgaaaaaatatacataattttgcattatagttctgtattcatttaaaattccGATTTACGAATATTTACTTGAATATAAATAGATAGAAAGCATTGTTTTGCTACGAAAACCGTTGATTGTATACGTTaaaacgtatggaatacccgggtataccggttgccaacttacgtgtgtaaatttggttgaaaactcttcaaaattgttcgttgtaCAAAAAGATACCTTCGGTATattttgtgaaaaattgtttattattcaCAGCATTCCAGATCACGTTTTGCCATACATGCCGGATGTTGGCTTATTTACGTTTCGGATCACCCATCCATGGGTCACGTTTGACCATAATCATGGTACAATTTCTCAACGAACCTTTTTCAGCAACGGTCGAAGTAGCAGACGGCAGTAACATATTATTTCTACCCTTAGCCACAAGATGACTTTCCCGTGAAGctcttattttttcttctaaacTCATTAACCCCTTATCGATGATTCGATCCAGCCGGTAATACTGTTTGTGTGCGAAGAAATCTTTCACGCTAACAATCGCTGTCGTCAACTGTTTCACCACGGTTTCAATTTTCTCCCTCAAGTGATATTCTTCCGCTATATCCTGTGCTCGCCGATGTGCGAAATTCAGCTGCAACCACATTTGTGACGTCGCCCGACCAAGCGTGGAATTGGCGAGGTTTAATTGAGGTGGTATTCCCGATCGAACGCTTTCCAGCAACTGCTTGTAGAGCCATTTCTTTTCCGGTGGCGGTCTTGGTCGATAGCAGTACCCCTTGCTGTTAGTATACAGCGTAACGGCTGCAACACGGTTCAGCTTTGCGGTGCTCTGCATGGCAACGATGGCTGTATCTCCCCAGCAGTCTCCTTGATATCTCGTGTAATTTTGAGCTAAAAATTTAGATAACACCAATAGAGCAGTTCTTGGACTAACTGACACTTTCACTCAAAGGTTACTGCAATCAGTGAAGTTTTTTCCTCTGTGGTTGCTACTCGTTTGTCAGTTTTGAGATAGATTGGGATTcctttcaaatttaaattcaaacaataacaatccaTTCGAtacactttttgtttgttactcCATCGTTTTCagtttattatgttttgccCGCTACATTGTTTTTGAAAGCGTGAAAATAAACCGGATAGAAAAAGataatgaaaacataaaacaagaaaaaacatcGACGACGCGTAAAAGACTACCAACATTTGTTATTCTACTTAAGACTATAGTGTTGTGAAGCAAAGAAAAGTTGTTTCTGATGATGAGATGAGCTGATTTTGTCTCTGTCTCTATCTCTGTTCATTTCTCCAGACTTTTTTCGTAGTACTATCTACTTGCGCTACCATGCCAAATGCTTCACAGGATGTCTAAACCGAATAACTCAAATAGCCACCTATAACGATTGCATATTCGAACGGTGCTATGTACAGCTGCAGAGAAATGCTTCACTTAAGACAGAACTGTTATTGATTGCAGATGATAATCTATAAGAATTAATTATTGGCTGGTCGAATAGTATAGTTGCATTATGCAGACAACTATTCGTCTATGGATAATTCAAGTCACAAGATCGACGTCGGCGGTTATAGGAGAAAACGTTATCTTTGAGTCTACAAATAATAAGATACTATGATCTGATACAGTAAAAGTATCATCTAAGTACAACGTTGAAGCTGTGGACAGTATGTTTTAATTGGACAATATAAACACTgctaaaaattctattttcaatgtacaaaaaaaaaaaacgaatttaaAAAAGATTTCCGTCATCAGTGAAAAACAAGTACTacgcgcgcaaaaaaaaagtttacaaAGTATGCAAAACCTTAAATATTATTGGCAGATAGAGGAAAGGGGCGCAAAAACGAACTTAAAAATTAAGATAAATCCAAAATTAATCCAAATATCCCAATAGGGATGACACCGATTGGTGGACCGGCGTGCGCCTAATGTACACGATTCCAGATCATCCCATTTTTGTGTACGGTTGTGGGGGTATGTGGTTTCTATTTGTTGTAGTAACATGCAATAAGTTTTGTAATACTTTTCGTGTTATTTATCTGAGCTTGAAGAAGCAattcaatattgtttttttttctttgttgtgtTTAGAAAACCTACCACTCTAGATGCTATTGAAGGGAAAATATGAGAACCCTACCGACAGTTAGACGAGGAAGTGTTGATTTGAACGGGCGGGAAAACATTTACAACGTTTCCGTCGCTCACTCACAACACGACTGCGGGGATGGCCGTTTTGACAAGAACGCCAAAAGCCGAACTCGTAATGATACAGTACTGTACAAGGATCGCCATTTTGCTGACGTTAATTAGTAGTTTTGTTAAGGAGTCAGTTCCATTTTTGCTCTTGATTATTTTGGTTAGGGACAATGCTTCTGATTCTGATTTTACGCAAATGATCACAATATTCTTACACGCAGGAAGAAGCTTTCCATCTTCCTTGCACTTATTACTGCATATTGTTGTTTGCCATATGGGTCTCCTTTCTTAAGATTTTGCTTCCATGCATTCTGCTAAACCTGATAAAACTGCTGAGAAATAGCAAGAGTAGTAgctacattttttgtttctcttttcgaCTTTTATCCCGGCTTTCCGTTGCCAATATCTTAACTGTACAGGTGTATATGATGCTAGACGCCATTGAGGTCTACGTGTGTTATGGATAGAGACACTGGCGAGCTTGTGCAGACAAGCTTGAACTTCTGCTTGATGTATACTTTCCGCGGTACGCTCCGCAGAGCACGAGGACGACGCTAGGCGTCGAGGAACTGATTATTAACCGCTAGGCTAGAGAGGAGTGGTTGAGTTCCCATCCTGCGGACTCTGTAACTTTTGCATTGTGCTGTACCAACCAACCTCCCAGATGCACTTCCAGATGCTTAATCGACAAACAGCAGCATTAGATCGTGCTCGTACATAGCTATTATCATCATGATGCTGAATCCAAGCGTCAACCCAAGGAACTGCAACAAAAATTCGGATGTTTTGCAACGTTCTTCTGCACCATGGGAT
Protein-coding sequences here:
- the LOC128301669 gene encoding protein ERGIC-53 produces the protein MFPKGLTCSGSAVSMLLIGLLIGLGANLDRVSGDVGLVHRRFEYKYSFKPPYLAQKDGTVPFWEYGGHAIASSENVRIAPSLRSQKGAIWTKQRTNFDWWEVEIVFRVSGRGRIGADGLAFWYTSEKGSYLGDVFGSSDRWVGLGIFFDSFDNDNKHNNPYISAVLNDGTRQFDHQQDGATQLLSGCLRDFRNKPFPTRAKIEYYNNILTVLFHNGMTNNDQNYEMCFRAENVVLPKTGYFGLSAATGGLADDHDVFHFLTTSLHIPGQFKEEPAPGEDAAKLTQEYQDYQKKLELQKEEYRKEHPDEHKDDLDSLFEDFNERELRQIWEAQTNTFEQLRTLSSKLDEVIGRQERTLGLLSVSAQAGGAAGGAPPPQIAAGGAGSSIMRHEVDALLQNQNVMVQTVREIRSIIGEVHARTDSILNNQARAPTAQVQAGGYDVQSLMNEMRDGMNQVRQGVAGVAQRLQTGPQVQGSVQCPTQTCLSLTAFLVAIVVQLLVMLGYSMYRDSREAQAKKFY